Proteins from a genomic interval of Benincasa hispida cultivar B227 chromosome 7, ASM972705v1, whole genome shotgun sequence:
- the LOC120082180 gene encoding 50S ribosomal protein L15: protein MLRRRLCYLLSSSLASVHTKPPPTSVINQALSRPFLEFQQNPSLDRHVGFPHSVNIFGFRAYSLLSLNDLRDKVPRKQKTRKGRGIGSGKGKTAGRGHKGQRARGSGKLGFEGGQTPLRRRLPKRGFKNPFSLTFQPVGLGKIAKLINAGKIDSSELITMKTLKDTGAIGKQIEDGVRLMGRGAEHIKWPIHLEVSRVTVRAKEAVEAAGGTVRRVYYNKLGFRALLKPEWFEKKGRLLPRAARPPPKQRDKVDSIGRLPAPTKPIPFSVEDEERGKAASNLST from the exons atgctACGAAGACGACTGTGTTATTTACTATCTAGCTCACTTGCCTCTGTTCATACTAAACCCCCACCTACTAGTGTGATAAACCAAGCATTATCACGTCCATTCCTAGAGTTCCAGCAAAACCCTAGCCTTGATCGTCATGTAGGTTTCCCTCATTCTGTAAATATCTTTGGTTTTCGAGCTTACAGCCTTTTGAGCTTAAATGATCTGAGAGACAAAGTTCCGAGGAAACAGAAGACAAGAAAGGGTCGTGGTATTGGTTCTGGAAAGGGGAAGACGGCTGGGAGAGGTCACAAGGGCCAAAGAGCGAGAGGCTCTGGGAAGCTTGGGTTTGAAGGGGGTCAAACCCCGCTTCGTCGTAGGCTTCCTAAAAGAGGCTTTAAAAATCCTTTCAGCCTCACATTTCAG CCAGTTGGTTTGGGAAAAATTGCTAAACTTATAAATGCCGGGAAAATTGATTCTTCTGAATTAATCACTATGAAAACTCTCAAG GATACAGGTGCAATTGGAAAACAAATAGAGGATGGGGTAAGATTGATGGGACGTGGTGCTGAACATATTAAGTGGCCAATTCACCTAGAG GTGTCGAGGGTCACTGTTAGAGCGAAGGAAGCTGTCGAAGCTGCCGGTGGGACTGTTCGAAGAGTGTATTACAACAAATTAGGATTTCGGGCACTTCTCAAGCCTGAGTGGTTTGAAAAGAAAGGCAGACTCCTGCCACGAGCAGCGAGGCCACCACCAAAGCAGCGAGACAAAGTCGACAGCATTGGCCGCTTGCCTGCTCCAACTAAACCCATTCCTTTTTCAGTTGAAGACGAAGAGAGAGGAAAGGCAGCTTCCAATTTGTCTACCTAA